A single window of Granulicella sibirica DNA harbors:
- a CDS encoding HNH endonuclease, with translation MPILSNENREKAIALLTTLRAEIETIAAGDEPTRFQLRRYIAKRLEFDERGTPTQRRKLKDQKAKYQKGLCAQCSQKLPAKGSELHRIKAIEGYTPGNTILLCRPCHQKVQHSDTTGIPLP, from the coding sequence ATGCCCATCCTTTCCAACGAGAACCGCGAAAAGGCCATAGCCCTCCTCACCACCCTGCGCGCCGAAATCGAAACCATAGCTGCCGGCGACGAACCGACACGCTTCCAGCTCCGCCGCTACATCGCCAAGCGCCTTGAGTTCGACGAACGTGGAACCCCCACCCAGCGCCGCAAGCTCAAAGACCAGAAAGCCAAATACCAGAAGGGCCTCTGCGCTCAGTGCAGCCAGAAGCTTCCCGCCAAGGGCTCCGAGCTCCACCGCATCAAGGCCATCGAAGGCTACACCCCCGGCAACACCATCCTCCTCTGTCGCCCCTGCCACCAGAAGGTCCAGCACTCCGACACCACCGGCATCCCCCTCCCGTAG
- the thrS gene encoding threonine--tRNA ligase — protein sequence MSANEVVSSAAVIEVKLPDGSIREVASGTTPLDIANAISPRLAAAVVVARIRPLRPAASRRDPEAPDSPASEESMYAADATDLDGTRLVDLTAPLTEPVELWLLKEQDEASLKVVRHSAAHVMATAILELFPETKLGHGPATDQGFFYDVYRPTPFSDADLAAIEARMAEVVARNEPFVREEEAREKGLTDYAAEGEFMKVHFIEKFTKPGDEISLYRNGSFSDFCRGPHVPSTGRVKAFKVTSVAGAYWLGDEKNQQLQRIYGTAFFNGKDLEAHFKRLEEIKARDHRVLGKQLDLFSIQEVAGSGLIFWHPKGGIIRRAMEDWMREACIKRGYDLVFTPHIMRRELWKISGHEGFYSANMYPPMELDDAEYRLKPMNCPGHVLIYKNSPRSYRDLPQRYAELGNVYRYERSGTMHGLLRVRGFTQDDAHIFCTPGQIEDEVVACIDFAQLTLKTFGFDEFKVELSTWDPNDRKSYTGSEEHWHLAINSLKSALNRKGIPFREIPGEAAFYGPKIDIKLVDVLGRMWQLSTVQFDFNLPERFELEYTAEDGEKHRPVMVHRALFGSVERFFGVLIEHYAGAFPMWLAPVQVGLVPISEKHLEYAQQVKARLEAAGLRVELDARNEKMNAKIREFTLQKTPFVLIMGDKESASDSVSVRTRGKGDEGNAPVADFIRRATTLIATNAATLTVE from the coding sequence ATGTCCGCAAATGAAGTCGTCTCCAGCGCCGCAGTGATCGAAGTAAAACTTCCCGATGGTTCTATCCGCGAAGTCGCCTCCGGAACCACACCGCTCGATATCGCGAACGCCATCTCGCCGCGCCTTGCCGCGGCGGTTGTAGTTGCACGCATTCGTCCCCTGAGGCCTGCCGCGAGCCGGCGCGATCCCGAAGCGCCTGACTCTCCCGCTTCCGAGGAGTCAATGTATGCGGCTGATGCCACGGACCTTGATGGGACGCGGCTCGTCGACCTGACCGCTCCACTGACGGAGCCGGTGGAACTATGGCTGCTCAAGGAGCAGGATGAGGCCTCGCTCAAGGTGGTGCGGCACTCTGCCGCGCACGTGATGGCGACCGCGATCCTCGAGCTCTTCCCCGAGACGAAACTCGGGCACGGACCGGCGACGGACCAGGGATTCTTCTACGACGTCTATCGCCCGACGCCATTTTCCGATGCCGATCTCGCAGCGATCGAGGCACGAATGGCTGAGGTCGTCGCTCGCAACGAGCCGTTCGTGCGTGAGGAAGAGGCTCGTGAGAAGGGGTTGACCGACTACGCCGCCGAAGGCGAGTTCATGAAGGTCCACTTCATCGAGAAGTTCACGAAACCGGGTGACGAGATTTCGCTCTACCGGAACGGCAGCTTCAGTGACTTCTGCCGCGGCCCGCATGTTCCTTCGACAGGACGGGTGAAGGCGTTCAAGGTGACGTCGGTCGCCGGGGCGTACTGGCTCGGAGATGAGAAGAATCAGCAGCTCCAGCGCATCTACGGGACGGCCTTCTTTAATGGCAAGGACCTCGAAGCGCACTTCAAGAGGCTCGAAGAGATCAAGGCGCGCGATCACCGCGTGCTTGGCAAGCAACTCGACCTTTTCTCCATCCAGGAGGTCGCCGGGTCAGGTCTGATCTTCTGGCATCCGAAGGGCGGAATCATTCGCCGCGCGATGGAAGACTGGATGCGCGAAGCATGTATCAAGCGTGGCTATGATCTTGTCTTCACTCCGCACATCATGCGCCGCGAGCTCTGGAAGATCAGTGGTCATGAGGGGTTCTACTCGGCGAATATGTATCCGCCAATGGAGCTTGATGACGCTGAGTACAGGCTGAAGCCGATGAACTGCCCGGGTCACGTCCTCATCTACAAGAACTCGCCTCGCAGCTATCGCGATCTTCCCCAGCGGTATGCGGAGCTGGGCAACGTGTACCGGTATGAGCGCTCCGGAACGATGCATGGACTTCTGCGCGTGCGGGGCTTCACGCAGGACGATGCCCACATCTTTTGCACGCCGGGACAGATCGAAGACGAGGTGGTCGCCTGCATCGATTTTGCGCAGTTGACGCTGAAGACCTTCGGCTTCGACGAGTTCAAGGTGGAGCTTTCGACGTGGGACCCGAACGATCGCAAGAGCTATACGGGCTCCGAGGAGCATTGGCATCTTGCGATCAACTCGCTGAAGTCGGCGCTCAATCGCAAGGGCATTCCCTTCCGCGAAATTCCCGGCGAGGCCGCCTTCTATGGACCGAAGATCGATATCAAGCTGGTCGACGTGCTCGGCCGCATGTGGCAGCTTTCGACAGTGCAGTTCGACTTCAATCTTCCGGAGCGCTTCGAATTGGAGTACACGGCGGAGGATGGCGAGAAGCACAGACCCGTCATGGTCCACCGTGCGTTGTTCGGCTCTGTGGAGCGCTTCTTCGGCGTGCTGATCGAGCACTACGCGGGCGCGTTCCCGATGTGGCTCGCTCCCGTTCAGGTTGGGCTTGTGCCGATCAGCGAGAAGCATCTCGAGTACGCGCAGCAGGTGAAGGCAAGGCTCGAAGCGGCTGGTCTTCGGGTGGAACTCGACGCGCGGAACGAGAAGATGAATGCCAAGATCCGTGAGTTCACGCTGCAGAAGACGCCGTTCGTCCTCATCATGGGCGATAAGGAGTCGGCAAGCGACTCAGTGAGCGTGCGGACGCGCGGCAAGGGCGATGAAGGCAATGCGCCGGTCGCGGACTTCATCAGGCGCGCGACGACGCTGATCGCGACGAACGCCGCCACGCTGACCGTCGAGTAG
- the dnaA gene encoding chromosomal replication initiator protein DnaA, with the protein MSFVPTAAAVLNSWVRILGALEKKINRQSFETWLKPTRFSHIAGRTLFVRIPSVEFEKVGEKYADLIQEAIDNLQLDIDDVTFQTPQQDPSAPRVREDGGFAPLPSHSLNAPRPSRPGAPAQAGIAAPEQARFDWNAASQLNPRYQFDAFVIGSGNQFAMAASQAVAERPSKAYNPLFLYGGVGMGKTHLMHAIGHDVKRRQPHASICYVSGEKFTNEMINSVRYDKMTSFRDKFRNVDVLLIDDIQFLAGKERTQEEFFHTFNTLHESMKQIVIASDRPPKELADFEDRLRSRFEWGLIADIQPPDLETKVAILQKKAESEQTQLPTDVALFIASNVRTNVRELEGALVRLIAWCSMHGVEITMAVTQQCLKQFIDTQVRKITIEAIQRAVAEHFGMRVAELKQKNNSRQIVVPRQIAMYLAKQMTEASLPEIGRQFGGKHHTTVMHSIGKIDEQRRTDKDLNRTINKLMETLN; encoded by the coding sequence ATGTCATTTGTCCCGACGGCCGCAGCCGTGCTGAATTCCTGGGTAAGAATTCTTGGAGCGCTCGAGAAGAAGATCAACCGGCAGTCGTTTGAGACCTGGTTGAAGCCGACGCGCTTCTCGCACATCGCGGGACGGACGCTCTTCGTGCGGATCCCCTCCGTCGAATTTGAAAAGGTCGGAGAGAAGTACGCCGACCTCATCCAGGAGGCCATTGACAACCTCCAACTCGACATCGACGATGTCACCTTCCAGACTCCCCAGCAGGACCCCAGCGCGCCCCGCGTTCGGGAGGACGGAGGCTTCGCACCCCTTCCCAGCCACAGCCTTAACGCCCCGCGCCCAAGCCGTCCCGGAGCCCCTGCGCAGGCCGGCATTGCCGCACCTGAGCAGGCCCGCTTCGACTGGAACGCCGCCTCCCAGCTCAACCCGCGCTACCAGTTCGACGCCTTCGTCATCGGATCCGGAAACCAGTTCGCCATGGCCGCCTCGCAAGCTGTCGCCGAGCGCCCATCGAAGGCCTATAACCCGCTGTTCCTCTACGGTGGCGTCGGCATGGGCAAGACCCACCTGATGCATGCCATCGGCCACGACGTGAAGCGCCGTCAGCCGCACGCCTCTATCTGCTACGTCTCGGGCGAAAAGTTCACCAACGAGATGATCAACTCTGTCCGGTACGACAAGATGACCTCGTTCCGCGACAAGTTCCGCAACGTCGACGTCCTCCTCATCGACGACATCCAGTTCCTCGCCGGCAAGGAGCGCACGCAGGAAGAGTTCTTTCATACCTTCAACACGCTCCACGAGAGCATGAAGCAGATCGTCATCGCCTCCGACCGTCCCCCAAAAGAGCTCGCCGACTTTGAAGACCGCCTTCGCTCCCGCTTCGAGTGGGGTCTCATCGCCGACATCCAGCCACCCGATCTCGAAACCAAGGTTGCGATCCTCCAGAAGAAGGCCGAGAGCGAGCAGACGCAGCTCCCCACCGACGTCGCCCTCTTCATCGCTTCGAACGTGCGGACCAACGTCCGTGAGCTCGAAGGTGCTCTCGTCCGCCTCATCGCCTGGTGCAGCATGCATGGCGTCGAGATCACGATGGCCGTCACCCAGCAGTGCCTCAAACAGTTCATCGACACGCAGGTCCGAAAGATTACGATCGAGGCGATTCAGCGTGCCGTTGCGGAACACTTCGGCATGCGCGTCGCGGAACTGAAGCAGAAGAACAACTCCCGCCAAATCGTGGTTCCCCGGCAGATCGCGATGTACCTGGCCAAGCAGATGACCGAGGCGTCGTTGCCCGAAATCGGACGCCAGTTCGGCGGCAAACACCACACCACGGTCATGCATTCCATCGGCAAGATCGACGAGCAGCGCCGCACCGACAAGGATCTCAATCGCACCATCAACAAGCTGATGGAGACGCTCAACTAG
- a CDS encoding protein jag: protein MGEETNDLMFHEPEIAEILDNIVAATHLEVAFKVVHHAGSVPELTVEFFGPDSSLLTTRNGELLRAFEHLVSKMIGLEPDQHDLLSFDANQFKLKRDRALRELAREAAEKVKETSRPFTFAPMSSHERRLLHLAFTTMGLRTASTGEGSQRAVVLYPPGSDSSVPLSARNDGRRQ, encoded by the coding sequence GTGGGCGAAGAAACGAACGACCTCATGTTTCATGAGCCGGAGATTGCAGAGATTCTTGACAATATCGTCGCGGCGACGCACCTCGAGGTGGCGTTCAAAGTCGTTCATCACGCTGGATCCGTACCTGAGTTGACGGTGGAGTTCTTTGGTCCGGATAGTTCCCTGCTGACCACGCGCAATGGCGAGCTCCTCCGGGCGTTCGAACACCTGGTGTCGAAGATGATCGGCTTGGAACCCGATCAGCACGATCTTCTATCCTTCGACGCGAACCAGTTCAAGCTGAAGCGGGACCGCGCGCTGCGCGAACTTGCGCGCGAGGCAGCGGAGAAGGTGAAGGAGACGAGCCGGCCTTTCACCTTCGCACCGATGTCCTCGCACGAGCGGCGTCTGTTGCACTTGGCCTTCACGACCATGGGGCTGAGGACGGCGTCGACCGGTGAAGGCTCGCAACGGGCGGTGGTGCTTTACCCGCCGGGATCCGATTCGAGTGTTCCTTTGTCGGCCCGCAACGACGGTAGAAGGCAGTAG
- the dnaN gene encoding DNA polymerase III subunit beta: MELTVSRAELLRELTAAQSVVERKTTIPILSNFLFEATTDGEVGRLTITATDLDQSLRTSCAAKVKKAGACTIPARKLYDYIKLLPEGEISIKLMDNHWVQIRAGRSNTKMVGMARANFPQVPEFPTSGSFRISVPSLKGMISKTIFAISNEESRYTLNGALLVLKAESMAMVATDGHRLAHVEKLGETLEGISGEKKTLIPRKALSELSSLLSSTEADTLDFADDDQTLFFKVGGRVLTSRKLTGQFPNYEAVLPRDNNKFVIVRSEDLMGCIQRVAQFADERSGAIKIRLEQNELKLSSSSTDAGESEDTIETPYNYDPLVVGFNSQYLIDFLKAIGTQGEVRLEFKDAQSAGQMRPEDGNEDVKYRYILMPMRI; encoded by the coding sequence CTGGAACTCACCGTCTCCCGTGCCGAGTTGCTTCGTGAGCTCACCGCCGCCCAGTCCGTCGTCGAGCGCAAAACGACCATTCCGATCCTCTCGAACTTCCTCTTCGAGGCCACCACCGACGGCGAAGTTGGCCGTCTCACCATCACCGCCACTGACCTCGACCAAAGCCTCCGCACAAGCTGCGCCGCCAAGGTCAAAAAAGCCGGAGCCTGCACCATCCCCGCCCGCAAGCTCTACGACTACATCAAGCTCCTGCCCGAAGGCGAGATCTCCATCAAGCTCATGGACAACCACTGGGTCCAGATCCGCGCTGGCCGGTCGAATACCAAAATGGTCGGCATGGCCCGCGCGAACTTCCCCCAGGTCCCCGAGTTCCCGACCAGCGGCAGCTTCCGCATCTCCGTCCCGTCGCTCAAGGGCATGATCTCGAAGACCATCTTTGCCATCTCGAACGAAGAGAGCCGCTACACCCTCAACGGCGCCCTGCTCGTCCTCAAGGCCGAGTCCATGGCCATGGTTGCCACCGACGGCCACCGCCTCGCACACGTCGAAAAGCTCGGTGAGACGCTCGAAGGCATCTCCGGCGAAAAGAAGACTCTCATCCCCCGCAAGGCGCTCAGCGAACTATCGAGCCTGCTCTCCAGCACCGAAGCTGACACCCTTGACTTCGCCGACGACGACCAGACCCTCTTCTTCAAGGTCGGCGGCCGAGTCCTGACCAGCCGCAAGCTCACCGGCCAGTTCCCCAACTACGAGGCCGTCCTCCCGCGCGACAACAACAAGTTCGTCATCGTTCGCTCGGAAGACCTTATGGGCTGCATCCAGCGCGTAGCTCAGTTCGCCGATGAGCGCTCCGGAGCCATCAAGATCCGCCTTGAGCAGAACGAGCTGAAGCTCTCCTCCTCCTCCACCGACGCCGGCGAATCCGAAGACACCATCGAAACCCCCTACAACTACGACCCCCTCGTCGTAGGCTTCAACTCCCAGTACCTCATCGACTTCCTCAAGGCTATCGGCACCCAGGGCGAAGTGAGGCTGGAGTTCAAGGACGCCCAATCGGCCGGCCAGATGCGGCCCGAAGACGGCAACGAAGACGTGAAGTACCGCTACATCCTCATGCCCATGCGCATCTGA
- the yidC gene encoding membrane protein insertase YidC, giving the protein MAEFKNPNQPGAPQGNQSLLVMMVVLVTVFFAAQYYKAKHNPQTASPNAASQGTPQNVPSPSGFVQPNNAPQPGTPAAAAANAGAIAAVQASAEASTVVENELYRITFSNRGAQVTSWILKAYKDNYGKPLDLVHEQAAKEFGYPLSIYTYDSGLTASLRQAMFVPSATGTISSPTSLTFNFSNGDYAVKKTFSFDETYVLHAGVEVTRNGAPIRALLAWPGGFGDIENAKDYALTTIDVSRSGKEDHLAGKKVSGGGTLDGPFDWAGVSDQYFAAIFLPDSPRTATVATLHNEITVDKVARKNGVGQGSQVSGDNKGTVQVPLLGAAIGDVNGPAMTRIYAGPKAVNILKNVHAANPDVTLEPLLDFGFFGIIGKLLFLALQWVHAHVVSNWGWAIVILTIAINAIILPLRVKTMQSGLKMQRIQPQMDAIKAKYKSLKVTDPKRNEMNAEIMQLQKDNGVNMFGGCIPTLIQLPLLFAFLGMLPKVVELRQAHWGWLPDLSAADPYHILPILMIVSQFLVQFYTPSPGVDPQQQKMMAFMMPAFSGYITWNYASGLALYWAVGNLIGIAQQAIMNRTSLGREARELAAKRARRKSGQPPTLQGKAVRR; this is encoded by the coding sequence GTGGCAGAGTTCAAGAACCCAAACCAGCCCGGCGCGCCGCAGGGAAATCAGTCCCTCCTCGTCATGATGGTCGTCCTGGTCACCGTCTTCTTCGCAGCCCAGTACTACAAGGCAAAGCACAATCCGCAGACCGCGAGCCCGAACGCTGCGTCTCAGGGCACACCGCAGAACGTTCCTTCCCCGTCAGGCTTTGTGCAGCCGAACAATGCGCCCCAGCCCGGAACACCCGCTGCTGCTGCCGCGAATGCCGGGGCGATTGCCGCCGTGCAAGCAAGCGCCGAGGCGAGCACCGTCGTTGAGAACGAGCTTTACAGGATCACCTTTTCCAACCGTGGCGCGCAGGTGACGAGCTGGATCCTGAAGGCTTATAAGGACAACTACGGCAAGCCGCTCGACCTCGTGCATGAGCAGGCCGCAAAGGAGTTCGGGTATCCGCTTTCCATCTACACGTACGATTCCGGGCTGACCGCCAGCCTTCGCCAGGCGATGTTTGTTCCCTCGGCCACCGGGACGATCTCGAGTCCGACATCGCTGACCTTCAACTTCTCGAACGGCGACTATGCCGTGAAGAAGACCTTCTCGTTCGACGAGACCTACGTCCTGCATGCCGGAGTGGAGGTGACGCGCAACGGAGCGCCGATTCGTGCGCTGCTGGCCTGGCCAGGCGGGTTTGGCGACATTGAGAACGCCAAGGATTACGCGCTGACCACGATCGACGTCAGCCGCTCGGGCAAGGAAGACCATCTGGCAGGCAAGAAGGTCTCGGGCGGTGGGACGCTCGATGGCCCGTTCGATTGGGCCGGCGTCTCCGACCAGTACTTCGCGGCGATCTTCCTGCCGGATTCTCCACGCACCGCGACGGTCGCAACGCTGCATAACGAGATCACGGTGGACAAGGTCGCGCGTAAGAACGGCGTGGGCCAGGGCTCGCAGGTGTCGGGGGACAACAAGGGAACGGTGCAGGTGCCCCTGCTTGGCGCAGCCATTGGTGACGTGAACGGCCCGGCGATGACCCGGATCTATGCAGGGCCCAAGGCAGTGAACATCCTCAAGAATGTCCACGCGGCAAACCCGGATGTGACGCTCGAGCCTCTCCTTGACTTCGGATTCTTCGGGATCATTGGCAAGCTTCTGTTCCTCGCCCTGCAGTGGGTGCATGCACACGTGGTGTCGAACTGGGGCTGGGCGATCGTGATCCTGACGATTGCCATCAACGCGATCATCCTGCCGTTGCGCGTGAAGACGATGCAATCCGGCCTGAAGATGCAGCGAATTCAGCCGCAGATGGACGCGATCAAGGCGAAGTACAAGAGCCTCAAGGTCACCGATCCGAAGCGCAATGAGATGAATGCCGAGATCATGCAGCTCCAGAAGGACAACGGAGTGAACATGTTCGGCGGGTGCATCCCGACGCTGATCCAGCTTCCGCTCCTCTTCGCGTTCCTCGGCATGCTGCCGAAGGTAGTCGAGCTGCGGCAGGCGCACTGGGGCTGGCTGCCGGATCTTTCCGCCGCCGATCCCTACCACATTCTGCCGATTCTGATGATCGTAAGCCAGTTCCTGGTGCAGTTCTACACGCCTTCTCCGGGTGTCGATCCGCAGCAACAGAAGATGATGGCTTTCATGATGCCGGCGTTCTCGGGGTATATCACCTGGAATTATGCGTCGGGCCTGGCGCTCTACTGGGCTGTCGGAAATCTGATCGGAATTGCGCAGCAAGCGATCATGAATCGCACTTCCCTCGGACGCGAAGCTCGCGAACTTGCCGCGAAGCGCGCTCGGCGCAAGTCGGGCCAGCCACCGACGCTCCAGGGAAAGGCCGTTCGCCGGTAG
- the yidD gene encoding membrane protein insertion efficiency factor YidD: protein MSADTERTPGWPLRAAFSGYKLVVSPVLHAISPTQCKFLPTCSEYAYTAMARHGMVRGTVLAVRRIARCHPFAEGGLDPVPEARQPGSR from the coding sequence ATGAGTGCCGACACGGAACGGACGCCAGGGTGGCCGCTTCGAGCGGCGTTTTCGGGCTATAAGCTGGTCGTTTCCCCCGTCCTGCATGCGATCAGCCCCACGCAGTGCAAGTTCCTTCCTACGTGCTCGGAGTACGCGTATACAGCGATGGCGCGGCATGGGATGGTACGTGGGACGGTCCTTGCCGTGCGGCGGATTGCGCGTTGCCATCCGTTTGCCGAGGGCGGGCTGGATCCGGTACCGGAGGCAAGGCAGCCGGGAAGTCGGTAA
- the rpmH gene encoding 50S ribosomal protein L34 codes for MPKRTFQPNRRHRAKTHGFLTRMKTKAGAAVLSRRRAKGRHKIAVSAGFRD; via the coding sequence ATGCCCAAGCGTACCTTTCAGCCGAACCGCCGCCACCGTGCCAAGACCCATGGCTTCCTCACCCGCATGAAGACCAAGGCCGGAGCCGCCGTGCTCAGCCGCCGCCGCGCCAAGGGCCGTCACAAGATCGCCGTCAGCGCCGGCTTCCGCGACTAG
- a CDS encoding FMN-binding negative transcriptional regulator, with protein sequence MYIPRANEEKRVPVIHRLMAEHPLASLVTLGSSGLFATHLPVVIEQDGSEFGVLKGHISRANRQAKDLVADVDALAIFAGPQHYISATWYPGKLENGEEVPTWNYAVVHAYGPLRVVEDAVWMRAHLESLTDRHEAALPVPWKVSDAPEAFIRTMMNGIVGLEMPIRRLEGKWKMSQNRTERDRAGVLQGLASLGTPESRVIGQMVEAAPRGKG encoded by the coding sequence ATGTACATTCCCAGAGCGAATGAAGAGAAGCGTGTGCCGGTGATTCACAGGCTGATGGCCGAGCATCCGCTGGCCTCGCTGGTGACGCTTGGATCTTCGGGGCTGTTCGCGACGCATCTGCCTGTCGTCATCGAGCAGGATGGGTCGGAGTTCGGTGTGCTCAAGGGGCATATCTCGCGGGCGAATAGGCAGGCGAAGGACCTGGTTGCGGATGTCGATGCGCTGGCGATCTTTGCCGGGCCGCAGCACTACATCTCCGCGACGTGGTATCCGGGAAAGCTCGAGAACGGCGAAGAGGTTCCCACATGGAACTATGCAGTCGTACACGCGTATGGTCCTCTGCGTGTCGTTGAGGATGCGGTCTGGATGCGGGCTCATCTCGAATCGCTGACCGATAGGCATGAGGCGGCGTTGCCCGTGCCTTGGAAGGTGTCGGATGCTCCGGAGGCTTTCATCCGGACGATGATGAACGGGATCGTCGGGTTGGAGATGCCGATCCGCCGGCTCGAGGGCAAGTGGAAAATGAGCCAGAACCGGACGGAGCGGGACCGGGCGGGAGTGCTTCAAGGGCTCGCGTCGCTTGGGACGCCGGAGAGCCGGGTCATCGGACAGATGGTCGAGGCTGCTCCTCGGGGTAAAGGCTGA
- the rnpA gene encoding ribonuclease P protein component, which produces MSMPLNKPAIVFRLRKHADYQRVYKASRKQFAKQMSFFFTLRTPESNERAMDASAPRVGLTVGKVMGKAVDRNRIKRRMREAVRRNLPMLRLPVDVILHPRRSVIELDFSLLEREVAQVFRQVQKMAEKQIPPAPSDSIAPSI; this is translated from the coding sequence ATGTCGATGCCTTTGAACAAGCCCGCGATCGTCTTCCGCCTGCGCAAGCATGCGGACTATCAGCGCGTGTACAAGGCGAGCCGGAAGCAGTTCGCCAAGCAGATGAGCTTCTTCTTCACCCTGCGGACACCCGAGAGCAATGAGCGGGCGATGGATGCGTCGGCTCCGCGTGTAGGCCTGACAGTGGGCAAGGTGATGGGCAAGGCCGTCGACCGCAATCGGATCAAGCGAAGGATGCGCGAGGCTGTCCGGCGCAACCTTCCTATGCTTCGGCTCCCGGTGGACGTGATTCTTCACCCGCGACGGTCGGTGATCGAGCTTGACTTCTCCTTGCTCGAGCGGGAGGTCGCACAGGTCTTCCGTCAGGTACAGAAGATGGCTGAGAAGCAGATTCCGCCCGCGCCGAGCGATTCGATAGCCCCGAGTATATGA
- a CDS encoding NADP-dependent oxidoreductase, whose amino-acid sequence MKAVVLHEYGGPSKLKYEDFPDPVAGPGEILVRVAAASINPVDYKMRSGAAKERFPVEFPGILGRDVSGTVRTLGEGVTGFEPGDKVMAFSPGTYAELVAVKATDLAKVPEGLDLVEAAALPLVTLTGAQLILRGTETHSGQTVLVTGAAGAVGRSAVWTAKKQGATVIAGVRKKQIEEAGTLGADQVLALDDDDAMAKLGFIDAIADTVGGKTAEALLAKVKQGGIFASVVSPPVNGALHPTIKVVSVRAQPDAEMLRGLAEDVVAGHLKIPIDRMVPLEDAGEAQAAVEKGGLGKVLLLVGTAAPAN is encoded by the coding sequence ATGAAAGCTGTGGTGCTTCACGAATATGGCGGCCCGTCCAAGCTCAAATATGAGGACTTTCCCGACCCCGTAGCGGGTCCCGGCGAGATTCTCGTACGCGTCGCGGCTGCGAGCATCAATCCCGTCGACTACAAGATGCGCTCCGGTGCGGCGAAGGAACGCTTTCCTGTAGAGTTCCCCGGCATCCTCGGGCGCGACGTCTCCGGCACCGTCCGAACACTGGGCGAGGGAGTCACCGGCTTTGAGCCCGGCGACAAGGTGATGGCGTTCAGCCCCGGAACCTACGCCGAACTCGTCGCCGTAAAAGCGACAGACCTGGCTAAGGTCCCCGAAGGTCTCGACCTGGTAGAAGCAGCGGCCCTCCCGCTGGTCACACTCACCGGCGCGCAGTTGATCCTCAGAGGCACCGAGACCCACAGCGGCCAGACCGTCCTCGTGACCGGCGCGGCTGGTGCGGTCGGCCGCTCCGCTGTGTGGACCGCGAAGAAGCAGGGAGCCACAGTCATCGCCGGAGTCCGTAAGAAGCAGATCGAAGAGGCTGGCACGCTCGGAGCCGATCAGGTTCTGGCGCTCGATGACGACGATGCGATGGCAAAGCTCGGCTTCATCGATGCCATCGCCGATACTGTAGGTGGAAAAACAGCCGAGGCTCTCCTGGCCAAGGTCAAGCAGGGAGGCATCTTCGCCTCGGTCGTCAGTCCGCCCGTAAACGGCGCTCTCCATCCGACGATCAAGGTCGTTTCCGTCCGCGCTCAGCCTGATGCCGAGATGCTCCGCGGCCTTGCGGAGGACGTGGTCGCAGGCCACTTGAAGATCCCTATTGACCGGATGGTGCCGCTCGAAGACGCGGGAGAAGCACAGGCTGCGGTCGAAAAAGGCGGCCTCGGCAAAGTCCTTCTACTCGTCGGAACCGCTGCACCGGCCAACTAG
- a CDS encoding NAD(P)-dependent oxidoreductase, with the protein MAGTQIRIAIFGANGGTGRLLTERCLAQGRQVTVLLRTPETFPFRDRVRVVEGNAFDSVAIEETLVGADAVFSALGAKSLKREDVLERAVPLIVRAMEVRGPKRLIALGSAGALPSSLDKQPAWRRWIVQNIVYNTFLKWPVASQISQWQTLSHSGLDWTMVMPPMLTNGAERGSYRVDGEALPRNSSRIARADVADFMMAQLGEVRWVRKGVYIGW; encoded by the coding sequence ATGGCCGGAACGCAGATCAGGATTGCGATCTTTGGGGCGAATGGGGGTACGGGAAGACTGCTGACGGAGCGGTGTCTCGCACAGGGGAGGCAGGTAACGGTGCTCCTGCGGACGCCGGAGACGTTTCCGTTCCGGGATAGGGTGCGCGTGGTGGAGGGGAATGCGTTCGATTCGGTGGCCATCGAGGAGACGTTGGTGGGGGCGGATGCGGTGTTTTCGGCTCTGGGGGCGAAGTCGCTGAAGCGGGAGGATGTGCTGGAGCGTGCGGTCCCGCTGATCGTGCGGGCGATGGAGGTGCGAGGGCCGAAGAGGCTGATCGCTCTAGGGTCGGCTGGGGCGCTGCCGAGTTCGCTCGATAAGCAGCCTGCGTGGCGGCGGTGGATCGTGCAGAACATCGTCTACAACACGTTTCTGAAGTGGCCGGTGGCGAGCCAGATCTCGCAATGGCAAACGCTGTCGCACTCGGGGCTCGATTGGACCATGGTGATGCCGCCGATGCTCACGAACGGGGCTGAGCGGGGGAGTTACAGGGTCGATGGGGAGGCGCTGCCACGAAACTCGAGCAGGATTGCCCGGGCGGATGTGGCGGACTTCATGATGGCGCAGCTTGGCGAGGTGCGGTGGGTGCGGAAGGGCGTTTATATCGGGTGGTAA